One Alnus glutinosa chromosome 3, dhAlnGlut1.1, whole genome shotgun sequence genomic region harbors:
- the LOC133864522 gene encoding RING-H2 finger protein ATL66 → MSSSSQYSQAFHWHFTALDDDNFEIQGRTLFLVVVLFSVILLFTLLYLYARWVCRYRHPFPHALPPPPPPRSRGLDPLTIKTLPIALHRSSEAPNSREQAECCICLGVFEDGDKVKVLPLCRHCYHPECVDRWLSVHSSCPLCRGSLRINNTPVGSAIPHIVVE, encoded by the coding sequence ATGTCGTCGTCATCGCAGTACTCTCAGGCATTCCACTGGCATTTCACCGCTCTCGACGACGACAACTTCGAGATCCAAGGCCGCACGCTCTTCCTCGTCGTGGTCCTCTTCTCCGTCATCCTTCTCTTCACCCTCCTCTACCTCTACGCGCGCTGGGTCTGCCGCTACCGCCACCCATTCCCCCACGCGCTGCCGCCTCCTCCGCCGCCTCGGTCTCGTGGGCTCGACCCCTTGACCATCAAAACCTTGCCCATAGCCTTACACCGGTCATCGGAAGCTCCGAACTCGAGGGAACAAGCCGAGTGTTGTATATGCCTCGGTGTGTTCGAAGATGGGGACAAGGTCAAGGTTTTGCCGTTGTGTCGGCATTGTTACCATCCCGAGTGCGTTGATAGGTGGCTGAGTGTTCATTCGAGTTGCCCGTTGTGTAGAGGCTCTCTCCGGATTAACAACACTCCGGTTGGCTCGGCCATTCCGCACATTGTAGTGGAATGA